The DNA window CGCCAAGGCGGCGCTTGACCGCTGGGGCTACGGTTTGAGCAGCGTCCGTTTCATCTGCGGCACACAGAAAATCCACCGGCAACTCGAACAAACGATAGCGCGTTTTCTCGGAATGGACGATGCGATCCTCTACTCCTCCTGCTTCGACGCGAACGGCGGATTGTTCGAGTCGTTGATGCACGCCGAAGACTGCGTCATCACCGATCAACTCAATCACGCCTCGATTATTGACGGGATTCGACTCTGCAAAGCCAAGCGGTACATTTACCGTCACCTGGACATGCACGATCTCGAGGATCGCTTGATCGAGGCGCAAGCGCAGCGCTTTCGATTGATCGTTACGGACGGCGTCTTCTCAATGGATGGCGACGTCGCACCGCTGGCCGAGATCTGCGCATTGGCGGAGGAGTATGATGCGCTCGTCATGGTGGACGACTCCCACGCCACCGGATTCGTCGGACCGGCGGGTCGCGGAACACACGAGCATGCGGGAGTGATGGGGCGAGTGGACATCATTTCCTCCACGCTCGGCAAAGCGCTGGGAGGAGCATCCGGCGGATTCATCGCCTCGCATCAGAAGATCGTGGACGTCTTGCGGCAGAGATCGCGACCCTATCTCTTTTCCAACACTCTTCCTCCGGTAATCGTGGCGACGGCGCTCAAGGTCATGGAAACGCTTGCCGACACGCCGGATTTGCGGGAAAAATTGGCGGACAATACGCGCTACTTCCGGAAGGCCGTCACCGTGGCCGGATTCGATGTCAAGCCGGGCGAACATCCCATCGTACCCATCATGCTCTATGAGGCGGCGCTCGCTCAGAAGATGTCGGCCCGTCTCCTCGATCACGGAATCTATGTGATCGGTTTCTTTTATCCCGTGGTTCCACAGGGTCAGGCGCGCATCCGGGTTCAGATTTCCGCCGCCCACGAGCGCGAACACCTCGATCGAGCGATCGAGGCGTTTTCGGCGGTGGGGCGTGAATTACGGATTATTTCATAGATTCCGCTTCTCGCCAATACGTCAATCGGCCCGGTCAAGTGACCGGGCCGATTCATTGTTCAGGATAATCCGAGCGGCAACGTTTCGTCCTTTCGCGCTC is part of the bacterium genome and encodes:
- the kbl gene encoding glycine C-acetyltransferase encodes the protein AKAALDRWGYGLSSVRFICGTQKIHRQLEQTIARFLGMDDAILYSSCFDANGGLFESLMHAEDCVITDQLNHASIIDGIRLCKAKRYIYRHLDMHDLEDRLIEAQAQRFRLIVTDGVFSMDGDVAPLAEICALAEEYDALVMVDDSHATGFVGPAGRGTHEHAGVMGRVDIISSTLGKALGGASGGFIASHQKIVDVLRQRSRPYLFSNTLPPVIVATALKVMETLADTPDLREKLADNTRYFRKAVTVAGFDVKPGEHPIVPIMLYEAALAQKMSARLLDHGIYVIGFFYPVVPQGQARIRVQISAAHEREHLDRAIEAFSAVGRELRIIS